A single genomic interval of Asinibacterium sp. OR53 harbors:
- a CDS encoding DUF5627 domain-containing protein translates to MKSFFWVMALVAFVFVLSACNKEQTFPDYKYTTVYFAYQSPVRTLVMGDDIYDNTLDNQHKCQIMATMGGVYENKKNITLNVMVDTTLASHLKFETPTGDNVIAMPSNYYTLAKNMQITIPAGSVMGGIEVQLTDAFFQDPLSIKNTFVIPLRITSVSGADSVLRGKSDLASPDRRKPGDWTITPKDYILYAVKYVNPYHGVYLRRGVDLVKGANGNTALDTSVVYHTQYVETDQIVNVVTTALDQNTISLTTRNKGSNLNVPFQLMLKFDNQGNCTVTNPASANYTISGNGAFVKNGDMWGNQPRNVLRLKYQVDFGTTTHTITDTIVVRDRGVKMETFNPVVY, encoded by the coding sequence ATGAAAAGTTTTTTTTGGGTCATGGCTCTTGTTGCTTTTGTCTTTGTGCTTTCTGCATGCAATAAAGAGCAGACATTCCCTGATTACAAGTACACCACGGTTTATTTCGCTTACCAGTCACCTGTAAGAACACTGGTAATGGGAGATGATATTTATGACAACACATTGGATAACCAGCACAAATGCCAGATTATGGCCACCATGGGCGGCGTTTATGAAAACAAAAAGAACATTACGCTGAATGTGATGGTGGATACGACGCTTGCCAGTCATTTAAAATTTGAAACGCCTACCGGGGATAATGTCATTGCCATGCCGTCTAATTATTACACCCTGGCCAAGAATATGCAGATCACCATTCCTGCCGGGAGTGTTATGGGCGGAATAGAAGTGCAATTAACCGATGCTTTTTTTCAGGACCCACTGTCTATTAAAAATACCTTTGTGATTCCACTCCGTATTACATCGGTAAGTGGCGCCGATTCAGTCCTGCGCGGGAAAAGTGATTTGGCTTCGCCCGACCGCCGTAAACCGGGTGATTGGACAATTACTCCGAAAGATTATATTCTCTATGCTGTTAAATATGTGAATCCTTATCATGGCGTTTATTTAAGAAGAGGTGTAGATCTGGTAAAAGGTGCAAACGGAAATACTGCGCTGGATACAAGCGTTGTCTATCATACGCAGTATGTAGAGACGGATCAGATAGTTAATGTTGTTACTACGGCGTTGGACCAAAATACCATTTCATTAACCACCAGGAATAAAGGCAGTAATCTTAATGTGCCCTTTCAACTGATGCTGAAATTTGACAATCAGGGTAATTGTACCGTTACCAATCCTGCATCAGCAAACTATACAATAAGCGGCAACGGTGCATTTGTAAAGAATGGAGATATGTGGGGAAATCAGCCACGTAATGTGCTTCGCCTTAAATACCAGGTAGACTTTGGAACAACAACGCATACAATTACCGATACTATCGTGGTGCGTGACAGAGGTGTGAAAATGGAAACATTCAACCCTGTCGTATACTGA